A region from the Gemmatimonadota bacterium genome encodes:
- a CDS encoding cytochrome c: MIGFSWACSGEGDVRVPTDRLASEEARTHGRALFLEHCALCHGEAADGRGLRRADLSAPPRDLTDPRWRAGTDATHVFRVLRDGLPGTSMPSWRSLSDDDRWDLTTYVLSVAERGA; this comes from the coding sequence ATGATCGGGTTCTCCTGGGCTTGTAGCGGCGAGGGGGACGTGCGCGTGCCCACGGATCGCCTCGCGAGCGAGGAGGCGCGCACACATGGACGCGCGCTCTTCCTGGAGCACTGCGCGCTCTGCCACGGCGAGGCGGCGGACGGACGGGGGCTGCGTCGGGCGGACCTGTCCGCCCCACCCCGGGATCTGACCGATCCACGCTGGCGTGCGGGCACAGATGCCACCCACGTCTTCCGAGTGCTTCGGGATGGACTGCCCGGCACGTCCATGCCGTCGTGGCGATCGTTGAGCGACGACGATCGGTGGGATCTGACCACGTACGTTCTGAGCGTCGCCGAGCGGGGAGCGTAG
- a CDS encoding nickel-dependent hydrogenase large subunit, producing the protein MTRVVVDPVTRIEGHLRIEAEVDRGSVQDAWSSATMFRGIELILRGRDPRDAWAFAQRICGVCTTVHAIASIRAVENAIGAEPPPNARLLRQIIMATQMIQDHVVHFYHLHALDWVDIVSALSADPARTSTLAQSISDWKLSSTDYFRGIQERLQAFVDRGQLGPFGNAYWGHPSYRLPPEANLMAVAHYLEALDWQREVIKIHAILGGKNPHLQNFLVGGMASPVDPNEQASINMTSVGQMQSLAAEALQFVTQVYVPDLLAVASFYKDWAGIGAGVGNYMSYGEYPEGDGPGAAQYLPSGIIRARNLGTVEPLDPSRITESVTHSWYEYEGGDDVALHPFDGETAPRYTGPQPPYELLDTGNKYSWLKAPRYDGEAMEVGPLSRMLVAYGAGQPRVRELVGAVLGQLGVGPEALFSTLGRVAARGIETQVLAEKLPEWIDALATNMGSGDLRIADNAKWDPASWPAECSGAGLHEAPRGSLGHWVHIRDGRIANYQCIVPSTWNAGPRDHNGVRGPYEAALVGTPVADPDRPIEILRTVHSFDPCIACGVHVFDRGGGTRARVRVR; encoded by the coding sequence ATGACGCGCGTCGTCGTCGACCCGGTGACCCGCATCGAGGGCCACCTGCGCATCGAAGCCGAGGTGGACCGAGGGTCTGTGCAGGACGCATGGTCGTCCGCCACCATGTTCCGGGGCATCGAGCTGATCCTGCGCGGCCGTGATCCTCGCGACGCCTGGGCCTTCGCCCAGCGCATCTGCGGCGTGTGCACCACCGTGCATGCCATCGCCTCCATCCGCGCGGTGGAGAACGCCATCGGGGCCGAGCCGCCGCCCAATGCCCGCCTGCTTCGCCAGATCATCATGGCCACCCAGATGATCCAGGATCACGTGGTGCATTTCTACCATCTGCACGCGTTGGACTGGGTGGATATCGTCTCGGCGCTGTCGGCCGACCCGGCTCGCACGTCGACGCTGGCGCAGTCCATCTCCGACTGGAAGCTGTCGAGCACCGACTACTTCCGCGGGATCCAGGAGCGGTTGCAGGCCTTCGTCGATCGCGGTCAGCTCGGACCGTTCGGGAACGCGTACTGGGGGCATCCGTCCTACCGGCTCCCACCCGAAGCCAATCTCATGGCCGTGGCGCACTACCTGGAAGCGCTCGATTGGCAGCGTGAGGTCATCAAGATCCACGCGATCCTGGGTGGGAAGAACCCACACCTGCAGAACTTTCTCGTGGGCGGGATGGCCAGCCCGGTCGACCCCAACGAGCAGGCGTCCATCAACATGACGTCGGTGGGGCAGATGCAGAGTCTGGCCGCCGAAGCGCTGCAGTTCGTCACGCAGGTCTATGTCCCCGACCTGCTGGCCGTCGCGTCCTTCTACAAGGACTGGGCCGGCATCGGGGCCGGTGTCGGCAACTACATGTCCTACGGCGAGTACCCTGAAGGCGACGGACCGGGGGCTGCGCAATACCTGCCTTCCGGGATCATCCGCGCACGGAACCTGGGCACCGTCGAGCCGCTCGATCCGTCGCGCATCACGGAGTCGGTCACACACTCCTGGTACGAATACGAAGGTGGAGACGACGTTGCGCTCCACCCCTTCGACGGCGAAACCGCCCCGCGCTATACCGGCCCGCAACCTCCGTACGAGCTGCTCGACACGGGAAACAAGTACTCCTGGCTCAAAGCTCCGAGGTACGATGGCGAGGCCATGGAGGTCGGACCGCTCTCCCGTATGCTCGTCGCCTACGGGGCGGGACAACCCCGTGTCCGGGAGTTGGTGGGTGCCGTACTGGGTCAGCTGGGGGTGGGCCCCGAAGCCCTGTTCTCGACGCTGGGTCGTGTCGCTGCCCGCGGCATCGAGACGCAGGTGCTGGCGGAGAAGCTCCCCGAGTGGATCGATGCCCTGGCCACGAACATGGGAAGCGGCGACCTGCGGATCGCCGACAACGCCAAGTGGGATCCGGCGAGCTGGCCAGCGGAGTGCTCCGGAGCGGGACTCCATGAAGCGCCACGCGGATCGCTGGGCCACTGGGTGCACATCCGGGACGGACGCATCGCCAACTACCAGTGCATCGTACCCAGCACCTGGAATGCCGGACCCCGCGATCACAACGGTGTTCGTGGTCCCTATGAAGCGGCACTCGTCGGCACGCCGGTCGCCGACCCCGACCGGCCCATCGAGATCCTGCGCACCGTCCACTCCTTCGATCCCTGTATCGCCTGCGGAGTGCACGTCTTCGATCGAGGCGGCGGCACCCGGGCGAGGGTGAGAGTCCGATGA
- the hypB gene encoding hydrogenase nickel incorporation protein HypB → MTVRRIEVRERVMARNDELAREVRARLARHRVAALNLVSSPGSGKTTLLERTLSELGHEVRFAVVAGDVQTDNDAQRVAAHTSRLVQAVVTGGACHLDASQVSDALDHIDLDDTDLLFIENVGNLVCPASWDLGEDEKVVLFAVTEGEDKPLKYPKMFQNASVAVLTKADLLPWVPFDLERARQSLYEINPDLTVLTLSAFHGEGLEPWFDLLRSRVRRGALVG, encoded by the coding sequence ATGACCGTCCGACGCATTGAGGTGCGCGAGCGGGTGATGGCGCGAAACGACGAGCTCGCTCGGGAGGTGAGGGCGCGCTTGGCTCGTCACCGGGTTGCGGCGTTGAACCTGGTCTCCTCACCGGGCTCCGGGAAGACGACCCTGCTGGAGCGCACCTTGTCCGAGTTGGGACATGAGGTGCGCTTCGCCGTGGTCGCCGGGGATGTCCAGACGGACAACGACGCGCAACGGGTGGCCGCCCACACCTCGCGTCTGGTTCAGGCCGTGGTGACCGGTGGTGCCTGCCACCTCGATGCGAGCCAGGTCTCGGACGCGCTGGACCACATCGACCTCGACGACACCGATCTGCTCTTCATCGAGAACGTGGGCAACCTGGTCTGTCCGGCCAGCTGGGATCTGGGCGAGGACGAGAAGGTGGTGCTGTTCGCCGTCACCGAGGGCGAAGACAAGCCGCTCAAGTATCCGAAGATGTTCCAGAACGCCTCTGTGGCGGTGCTTACCAAGGCCGATCTCCTGCCCTGGGTCCCGTTCGATCTCGAGCGCGCCCGGCAGTCCCTCTATGAGATCAACCCGGATCTCACCGTCTTGACGCTCTCGGCGTTCCACGGAGAGGGACTGGAGCCCTGGTTCGACCTGCTGCGCTCGCGCGTCCGGCGGGGCGCCTTGGTCGGCTAG
- a CDS encoding hydrogenase small subunit, with product MASVDWLGRELERRGVSRREFLEFCGGVATILMLPRSAAGDLVQALETGRKPTLVWLEFQDCAGNTESFLRAARPSTADILLDTLSVDYHETIMAAAGHQAEAALAGVAEGEGYLVVVEGSIPTGAGGAYCTIGGRSALDIVRSVCANAEATIAVGTCAAFGGLPAAAPNPTGALSVADAVPGVRNLINLPACPTNAANLAALVLYYLTYQRWPPLDSHRRPLFAYGKTIHDNCERRAHFDAGQYVEEWGDPGHRKGYCLYKVGCKGPVCYQNCPEVGWNEGTNWPIGCGHPCLGCAEPDFWDKMTPFYAHLPGVPGFGLQTPIDKVGFWGTLGVAAAFGAHALVQITKRKQSVASAQHEGGEQ from the coding sequence ATGGCGAGCGTGGATTGGCTTGGGCGGGAGCTCGAGCGCAGGGGCGTGTCCCGGCGCGAGTTTCTCGAATTCTGCGGCGGCGTCGCGACCATCCTCATGCTTCCCCGCTCCGCCGCCGGCGATCTGGTACAGGCGCTGGAGACGGGGCGGAAGCCGACGCTCGTCTGGCTGGAGTTCCAGGATTGCGCGGGCAACACCGAGTCCTTCCTCCGCGCTGCGCGCCCCTCGACCGCGGATATCCTGCTGGACACTCTCTCCGTCGACTATCACGAGACCATCATGGCCGCGGCCGGCCACCAGGCCGAAGCGGCGCTGGCCGGTGTCGCCGAAGGTGAAGGATACCTCGTCGTCGTGGAGGGCTCGATTCCGACGGGCGCCGGAGGTGCCTACTGCACCATCGGCGGCCGCTCGGCCCTGGACATCGTGCGCAGCGTGTGCGCCAACGCCGAAGCGACGATCGCGGTGGGCACCTGCGCGGCGTTCGGTGGATTGCCCGCTGCCGCCCCCAATCCCACCGGTGCACTGAGCGTGGCCGACGCGGTCCCAGGTGTGCGCAACCTGATCAATCTGCCCGCCTGCCCCACCAACGCCGCCAACCTGGCCGCCCTGGTGCTCTACTACCTGACCTATCAGCGCTGGCCTCCGCTGGACAGCCATCGCCGCCCGCTCTTCGCGTACGGCAAGACGATCCACGACAACTGCGAACGCCGAGCCCACTTCGACGCGGGCCAATACGTGGAGGAGTGGGGAGATCCGGGACACCGCAAGGGCTACTGCCTCTACAAGGTCGGCTGCAAAGGACCGGTGTGCTATCAGAACTGCCCCGAAGTGGGTTGGAACGAGGGCACGAACTGGCCGATCGGATGCGGTCACCCCTGCCTGGGCTGCGCGGAGCCCGACTTCTGGGACAAGATGACTCCGTTCTATGCCCACCTACCCGGCGTGCCGGGCTTCGGCCTGCAAACCCCGATCGACAAGGTGGGGTTCTGGGGCACGCTCGGCGTCGCCGCCGCCTTCGGCGCCCACGCCCTGGTACAGATCACGAAGCGCAAGCAGTCGGTCGCATCCGCTCAGCACGAGGGAGGTGAGCAATGA
- a CDS encoding HEAT repeat domain-containing protein, producing the protein MRPLVWLGAVSRAVAPSLSFLAVVTLVLVLVALGCALLALAYRRSARRMLERRRTLTAEWDPCIVSALVGDGTEDARALIDSVHPGDRLLFVGNLLRFARRLAGEDRERIRALALPLLPVVAERTTRRSAPVRARAIQTLGELGWPEYTAQVLRALDDEAPLVTMMAVQTLCRPQGAEHLPAVIARLHRLLDWTPRFLASTLAAVGPAGAPALRAALEDDARDAQVRTAAAEALRQLNDFEAASSAARILAVERDREVLAACLRLLGQVGSSDHLDIVMRCASDADFVVRVAAADALAALGGPAELETLKRMVYDDPSQWVALRAARSLLQAGWRAELRALALSSHARAAIGSQVLAEGSPR; encoded by the coding sequence ATGCGCCCGCTCGTCTGGCTTGGTGCGGTGTCGCGCGCGGTGGCGCCTTCCTTGTCGTTTCTGGCGGTCGTCACCCTGGTGCTGGTCCTGGTCGCCTTGGGTTGCGCGCTCCTGGCGCTCGCGTACCGACGCAGCGCCCGTCGGATGCTCGAGCGACGCAGGACGCTGACGGCCGAATGGGACCCGTGCATCGTCTCGGCGCTGGTGGGTGACGGAACGGAGGACGCGCGGGCGCTGATCGATTCGGTACACCCAGGGGATCGCCTGCTCTTCGTGGGCAATCTGCTGCGCTTCGCACGGCGCCTGGCGGGCGAGGATCGTGAGCGCATACGCGCCCTGGCCCTCCCCCTGCTTCCGGTGGTGGCGGAGCGTACCACCCGCCGGTCGGCGCCCGTTCGCGCACGGGCCATCCAGACGCTGGGCGAGCTGGGTTGGCCCGAGTACACCGCGCAGGTGCTGCGGGCGCTCGACGACGAAGCGCCACTGGTGACGATGATGGCAGTGCAGACGCTGTGTCGGCCCCAGGGCGCCGAGCACCTGCCTGCGGTCATTGCCCGCCTCCACCGTCTGTTGGACTGGACCCCGCGTTTCCTGGCCTCCACGCTGGCGGCGGTGGGCCCGGCGGGAGCGCCGGCGCTGCGCGCCGCGCTCGAGGATGACGCGCGCGACGCCCAGGTGCGCACGGCCGCAGCCGAGGCGCTCCGCCAGCTCAACGATTTCGAGGCTGCCTCCAGCGCCGCCCGCATCCTGGCGGTCGAACGCGACCGCGAGGTACTGGCGGCCTGTCTGCGTCTGCTGGGGCAGGTGGGAAGCTCGGATCACCTGGACATCGTGATGCGCTGTGCCAGTGATGCCGACTTTGTGGTGCGCGTGGCCGCCGCGGACGCGCTGGCGGCTTTGGGCGGACCCGCGGAGTTGGAGACCCTCAAGCGCATGGTCTACGACGATCCCTCCCAATGGGTGGCGCTGCGTGCGGCCCGCAGCCTGCTCCAGGCCGGCTGGCGGGCGGAGCTGCGAGCCCTGGCGTTGTCCAGCCACGCGCGGGCGGCCATCGGCTCCCAGGTGCTTGCCGAGGGGAGCCCGCGATGA
- a CDS encoding hydrogenase/urease maturation nickel metallochaperone HypA — protein MHELSLALEICRIAEEQVGAAVLPDVLEVGLEVGTESGIEISNLAFCLDTLLGHPPFGRAHATIERTAGDDLRVTYLEVSDDRPTH, from the coding sequence GTGCACGAGCTGAGTCTGGCCCTGGAGATCTGCCGCATCGCCGAGGAACAGGTCGGTGCGGCGGTGCTTCCGGACGTGCTCGAAGTGGGCCTGGAGGTGGGAACCGAGAGCGGGATCGAGATCTCCAACCTGGCATTCTGCCTCGACACGCTGCTCGGCCATCCCCCCTTCGGGCGAGCGCACGCCACCATCGAGCGGACCGCCGGAGACGATCTGCGGGTCACCTATCTGGAGGTAAGCGATGACCGTCCGACGCATTGA
- the cybH gene encoding Ni/Fe-hydrogenase, b-type cytochrome subunit, with translation MNAIAQPMAETAGRRVYVWEAPVRLTHWLIVGSMLVLAVTGIFIGTPLSLASGEARDHFIMGTVRVVHFYAAIVFSLAVLSRIVWMFRGNRYARWDQFIPTRRERRRDISGMLRFYLFLDREPPPNLGHNPLAGMAYLAVFGLYLVMILTGLGMYAAYAPVGSSFRAFLFVGPMLGGLQRLHLIHHVAMWLLLGFAAHHIWSAVEVSTVEANNTLESIVTGYKSVPPGGAHDV, from the coding sequence ATGAACGCGATCGCGCAGCCGATGGCGGAGACGGCGGGACGCAGGGTCTACGTGTGGGAGGCGCCCGTCCGCCTCACCCACTGGCTCATCGTCGGGTCGATGCTGGTCCTGGCCGTGACGGGCATCTTCATCGGTACGCCGTTGTCCCTGGCGTCTGGAGAGGCCCGTGATCACTTCATCATGGGAACGGTCCGGGTCGTGCACTTCTATGCGGCCATCGTCTTCTCCTTGGCTGTGCTGAGCCGGATCGTGTGGATGTTCCGCGGCAACCGCTATGCGCGCTGGGATCAGTTCATCCCCACGCGCCGTGAGCGCCGCAGAGACATCAGCGGAATGCTCCGCTTCTACTTGTTCCTGGATCGAGAGCCCCCGCCGAACCTGGGTCACAACCCCCTGGCGGGCATGGCCTACCTCGCCGTGTTCGGGCTGTACCTGGTGATGATCCTCACCGGGCTCGGGATGTACGCCGCCTACGCACCGGTGGGATCGTCGTTCCGGGCGTTTCTGTTCGTCGGTCCCATGCTGGGAGGCCTCCAGCGCTTGCATCTGATCCACCACGTGGCCATGTGGCTCCTGCTGGGGTTCGCGGCCCATCACATCTGGAGCGCGGTCGAGGTCTCGACCGTGGAGGCCAACAACACGCTCGAATCCATCGTCACGGGATACAAGTCGGTGCCCCCGGGGGGAGCCCATGACGTCTAG
- a CDS encoding HyaD/HybD family hydrogenase maturation endopeptidase, translating into MTSSTNRVGGLRVVGLGNVLCGDDGLGVAALRLLTERYTPPAGVQVLDGGTLGLSLLSHVADADALILLDAVAADAPPGTVLMLREDDVTDAARERLSVHQVGVADLFDALRLLGRCPPVLRLAGVVPATVELRVGLSEPVQAALPELVRRVVREAAAIGYPFSEGGNAKNPEFRAADDRVLLGL; encoded by the coding sequence ATGACGTCTAGCACGAACAGAGTCGGCGGACTGCGAGTGGTCGGCCTCGGCAACGTTCTCTGCGGCGACGATGGGTTGGGCGTGGCTGCTTTGCGCCTGCTCACGGAACGTTACACGCCACCCGCTGGCGTCCAGGTGCTGGACGGGGGCACGCTGGGCTTGTCGCTCCTGTCGCACGTCGCCGATGCCGACGCCCTGATCCTGTTGGACGCCGTTGCCGCGGACGCGCCTCCCGGTACGGTCCTGATGCTTCGGGAGGACGACGTCACCGATGCCGCCCGTGAGCGGCTGTCAGTGCACCAGGTGGGTGTCGCAGACCTCTTCGATGCGCTGCGCCTGCTCGGGCGCTGCCCACCGGTGCTGCGCCTCGCCGGGGTGGTGCCCGCCACGGTGGAGCTGCGGGTGGGGCTCTCCGAACCAGTTCAGGCGGCACTCCCCGAGTTGGTCCGGCGAGTGGTGCGCGAGGCGGCCGCCATCGGCTACCCGTTCTCCGAGGGAGGGAATGCGAAGAACCCGGAGTTCCGTGCTGCTGATGATCGGGTTCTCCTGGGCTTGTAG
- a CDS encoding response regulator, translated as MPSTLSVESATPPRAAPATHRDAPRQVALLPASSPEARRLLEAGIESPPTGEDLRVLLSPDARPGLDVGPGTRVGVWPVNDGPRNRAAFERLRPGAVVLLCQAGRVSQAHTLLVRDPGLDRGRLLGEKTARGPGLVLALGGPVDRAYAEIRDALDRGPVSGPSGLLLVEGEAAEKVLALVPTPPRSPTVVAPPATPPESGQPLPARVPEPLSAADGADPMDRWFRQGLVAQRDALRTALQVARTGRAGDVDSLRRLSAALSRKIAGRFPELAEVAGALARLEDAALLGAAEDLIRRVEAELEPKIDDPVTILVVEDDATTVVLTRAILDAPGRRVLVASTKAEADRLLGMERIDLVILDQKLPDADGRDLLVELRARPVTSGVPVIVVSGATGPQPQTEGFALGADAYLTKPVHPAVLSSLAGAFLLRAAQIRDQALRDPLTGLRTRSVFVSALADSWRALVRKGEPLTLALLDVDRFRALNDFHGRDVGDAVLRLLGQRLSSTLRRSDLVARWGDDAFAVAFPHTDLQAARVAIEKIQTALAEQPDGTRVPPITCSVGMVALESAESLEDGIMSAERRLVSAARASGAGVVWTDDPTRPVQATVLLVEDDQLTARLISERLTRDGLNVVHFGDGLDALEVTPTLGAAAIILDVATPGTDGFGLLRKLRETATFAHVPIMMLTMEREAQVSRAFSMGATDTLRKPFSLAELSLRVQRLITGG; from the coding sequence ATGCCGTCTACACTGTCTGTCGAGTCCGCCACTCCGCCCCGGGCGGCGCCGGCGACCCACCGGGATGCCCCCCGGCAGGTTGCGCTGCTGCCGGCGTCGAGCCCCGAGGCGCGTCGGCTCCTGGAGGCGGGAATCGAGTCGCCCCCCACCGGGGAGGATCTCAGGGTCCTGCTCAGCCCGGACGCGCGCCCGGGTCTCGATGTGGGGCCAGGAACTCGAGTGGGGGTGTGGCCCGTCAACGACGGCCCCCGCAATCGCGCCGCCTTCGAGCGACTGCGACCCGGCGCCGTGGTCCTCCTTTGCCAGGCGGGGCGCGTTTCGCAGGCCCACACCCTCCTCGTGCGCGACCCAGGCCTCGATCGTGGCCGACTCCTGGGGGAGAAGACCGCTCGCGGCCCCGGTCTGGTTCTGGCCCTGGGCGGCCCGGTCGACCGCGCCTACGCGGAGATCCGCGACGCCCTGGACCGAGGGCCCGTCTCGGGCCCCTCCGGCCTGCTCCTCGTGGAAGGCGAGGCTGCCGAGAAGGTGTTGGCACTCGTGCCCACCCCACCTCGCTCCCCCACCGTCGTCGCGCCTCCTGCAACTCCCCCCGAGAGCGGTCAGCCACTTCCAGCGCGCGTCCCGGAGCCGCTTTCCGCGGCAGACGGGGCCGACCCCATGGATCGGTGGTTCCGCCAGGGCCTGGTGGCGCAACGCGATGCGCTGCGGACCGCGCTCCAGGTGGCTCGCACCGGACGGGCGGGTGACGTCGATTCCCTGCGACGCTTGTCCGCAGCCCTGTCGCGGAAGATCGCGGGGCGCTTCCCCGAGCTGGCCGAGGTGGCGGGCGCTCTCGCGCGCCTGGAGGACGCGGCCCTGCTCGGGGCCGCCGAGGACCTGATCCGACGAGTGGAAGCAGAGCTCGAGCCCAAGATCGACGACCCCGTCACCATCCTGGTCGTCGAGGACGACGCCACGACCGTGGTGCTGACGCGTGCCATCCTCGACGCTCCCGGACGCCGGGTGCTGGTCGCGTCCACCAAGGCCGAGGCCGATCGGTTGCTCGGGATGGAGCGCATCGATCTGGTGATCCTCGACCAGAAGTTGCCGGACGCGGACGGGCGCGACCTTCTGGTCGAGCTTCGGGCCCGGCCCGTCACGTCGGGCGTTCCGGTGATCGTGGTTTCGGGGGCCACGGGCCCCCAGCCCCAGACCGAGGGGTTCGCCCTCGGCGCCGATGCCTACCTGACCAAGCCGGTGCACCCGGCGGTTCTCTCGTCGTTGGCGGGTGCCTTCCTCCTACGGGCGGCGCAGATCCGTGATCAGGCGCTGCGCGATCCACTGACCGGTTTGCGCACCCGTAGCGTGTTCGTGAGCGCGCTGGCGGACAGCTGGCGAGCCCTGGTGCGCAAGGGGGAACCGCTCACGCTGGCCCTGCTGGACGTAGACCGCTTCCGGGCCCTGAACGACTTCCACGGTCGGGACGTCGGGGATGCCGTGCTGCGGCTCCTCGGTCAACGCCTCTCCTCCACGCTGCGCCGCTCCGATCTGGTGGCGCGCTGGGGCGACGATGCGTTCGCGGTCGCGTTTCCGCACACGGATCTGCAGGCGGCGCGCGTCGCCATCGAGAAGATCCAGACGGCGCTGGCCGAGCAGCCCGACGGGACCCGTGTCCCTCCGATCACCTGCTCCGTGGGGATGGTGGCGCTGGAGTCGGCCGAGAGTCTCGAGGACGGCATCATGAGCGCGGAGCGGCGACTGGTCTCTGCGGCCCGCGCTTCGGGCGCTGGGGTGGTGTGGACGGACGATCCGACCAGGCCGGTGCAGGCTACGGTACTTCTGGTCGAGGACGACCAGCTCACGGCCCGCCTCATCTCCGAGCGCCTCACCCGGGACGGCCTCAACGTGGTTCATTTCGGCGACGGGCTCGACGCGCTGGAGGTGACTCCGACGCTCGGGGCTGCCGCCATCATCCTCGACGTGGCCACGCCCGGAACCGACGGGTTCGGGTTGCTCCGCAAGCTCCGCGAGACGGCCACCTTCGCTCACGTGCCCATCATGATGCTGACCATGGAGCGCGAGGCACAGGTGTCCAGAGCGTTTTCCATGGGAGCCACCGACACGTTGAGGAAGCCGTTCTCGCTTGCCGAACTGTCTCTCCGTGTGCAGCGGCTGATCACGGGAGGCTGA